One Campylobacterota bacterium DNA segment encodes these proteins:
- the adk gene encoding adenylate kinase: protein MKIILLGAPGAGKGTQAQFLTKAFDIPQISTGDMLRAAIKAGTELGVLAKSFMDAGKLVTDEIIIGLVKERIKEDDCKNGFLLDGFPRTVPQADALKEAGVAIDAVIEIDVPDSVIVERMSGRRAHLASGRTYHVVYNPPKVEGKDDVTGEDLVQRDDDKAEVVLDRLRVYHEQTAPLVGYYKSLSADDSSVKYITIDGTQPIDTVEKEILDRLK from the coding sequence ATGAAAATTATTCTTTTGGGAGCGCCGGGTGCCGGCAAAGGGACTCAGGCACAATTTTTGACGAAAGCGTTCGACATCCCCCAGATTTCGACGGGCGACATGCTCCGCGCGGCGATCAAAGCGGGAACCGAGCTCGGCGTTCTGGCCAAATCGTTCATGGACGCGGGTAAACTGGTCACGGACGAAATCATCATCGGGCTGGTCAAAGAACGGATCAAAGAAGACGATTGCAAAAACGGTTTTTTGCTTGACGGATTCCCCCGTACCGTTCCGCAGGCGGATGCGCTCAAAGAAGCCGGTGTCGCCATCGACGCGGTGATTGAAATCGACGTTCCCGACAGCGTAATCGTCGAACGGATGTCGGGCCGTCGCGCCCACCTCGCATCGGGCCGTACCTACCATGTCGTCTACAATCCCCCGAAAGTAGAAGGCAAAGATGACGTCACGGGCGAAGACCTGGTTCAGCGCGACGATGACAAAGCCGAAGTGGTTCTTGATCGCCTCCGTGTTTACCATGAACAAACGGCACCGCTTGTAGGATACTACAAATCGCTCAGTGCCGACGATTCGTCGGTGAAATACATTACGATCGACGGAACACAGCCGATCGATACGGTTGAAAAAGAGATCCTCGACCGCCTCAAATAA
- a CDS encoding adenylate kinase yields MKKLFLIIGAPGSGKTTDAALIAERNNAVMVHYSTGDLLRAEVASGSERGQLIDSFISKGLIVPIEIAVETITQAIKNAPSDVVLFDGYPRSNEQMNELDTFLRNDDSIALISVIEVVVSEAVARDRVLGRARGADDDEKVFNNRMKVYTDPLAEIQCFYEAKGLLHKIDGERGIDAIVDDMEAFIKSKI; encoded by the coding sequence ATGAAGAAACTCTTTCTCATCATCGGGGCTCCGGGTTCGGGAAAAACCACGGATGCCGCGCTCATCGCGGAACGGAATAACGCGGTAATGGTTCATTACTCGACGGGCGATTTGCTTCGCGCCGAAGTGGCCAGCGGATCGGAACGCGGTCAGCTGATCGACAGCTTCATCAGCAAAGGGCTCATCGTACCCATCGAGATCGCCGTAGAGACGATAACGCAAGCGATAAAAAACGCCCCGAGCGACGTTGTCTTGTTTGACGGCTACCCGCGCAGCAACGAGCAGATGAACGAACTCGACACGTTTCTTCGCAATGACGACAGCATCGCACTCATCAGCGTCATCGAGGTCGTCGTCAGCGAAGCGGTTGCCCGCGATCGGGTTCTCGGGCGTGCTCGCGGCGCCGACGATGATGAAAAGGTGTTCAACAACCGCATGAAAGTCTACACCGATCCCCTTGCGGAGATCCAATGCTTCTACGAAGCAAAAGGGCTGCTCCATAAGATCGACGGCGAACGCGGCATTGACGCGATTGTGGACGACATGGAAGCCTTCATCAAATCTAAAATCTAA
- the aspS gene encoding aspartate--tRNA ligase, translating to MRSHFCTELSEADIGQEVVLCGWANSYRDHGGIVFIDLRDKSGLIQLVCDPADNAHAHKVASEVRDEFVLIARGRVRARGEGLANPRLKTGSIEVVVDDLVIENRSEPVPFVIGDNTVGEETRLKYRYLDLRNPNAFETFKMRSKAAIAARNVLDSLGFLEVETPILTKSTPEGARDYLVPSRVHEGEFYALPQSPQLFKQLLMVGGFDRYFQIAKCFRDEDLRADRQPEFTQIDVEMSFCNQEDVIRVAEELIKGMFAAAGHEVHIPFNRIKYADAMEWYGSDKPDLRYDLKMVDVIDIFARCDNEIFTSIAANPKMNRIKALRVPGADLVFSKREMKSFEDFVRKFGAKGLGYFQMKEDGLKGPLEKFFTPEDLQLLVERTGMEVGDVVFFGAGDKKTVWDYMGRFRIFIAEHEKMNLIDKDRFEFVWVVDFPMFEIEDGRVKALHHPFTMPRDLNHEHIEDIESIAYDIVLNGTELGGGSIRIHKQALQEEIFKLLGIGEEEAQEKFGFLLDALKFGAPPHGGFAIGFDRFMMLLSKKDSIRDVIAFPKTQKASCIMTDAPSPVEITQLRELHIRLRESAK from the coding sequence TTGAGAAGTCATTTTTGTACCGAATTATCAGAAGCCGACATCGGCCAGGAGGTCGTTCTGTGCGGCTGGGCCAACAGCTACCGTGACCACGGGGGGATCGTATTCATCGACCTGCGCGACAAAAGCGGGCTGATCCAGCTCGTCTGCGACCCGGCCGATAACGCCCACGCCCACAAAGTCGCCAGCGAAGTGCGCGACGAATTCGTCCTCATCGCCCGCGGCCGCGTCCGTGCACGTGGCGAAGGACTGGCCAATCCCCGCCTCAAAACCGGGTCGATCGAAGTCGTCGTTGACGATCTCGTCATCGAAAACCGTTCTGAGCCTGTGCCGTTCGTCATCGGGGACAACACCGTCGGTGAAGAGACGCGCCTCAAATACCGCTACCTCGACCTGCGTAATCCGAACGCGTTTGAAACGTTTAAAATGCGTTCAAAAGCGGCCATCGCGGCGCGCAACGTCCTTGATTCCCTCGGTTTTTTGGAAGTGGAAACGCCGATCCTCACCAAATCGACTCCCGAAGGGGCGCGCGACTACCTCGTCCCCAGCCGGGTCCATGAAGGGGAATTTTATGCCCTTCCCCAGTCTCCGCAGCTGTTCAAACAGCTTCTGATGGTCGGCGGATTCGACCGTTATTTCCAGATCGCCAAATGTTTCCGTGACGAAGATTTGCGTGCCGACCGCCAGCCCGAGTTCACCCAGATCGACGTCGAGATGAGCTTCTGTAACCAAGAAGACGTCATCCGCGTCGCCGAAGAACTGATCAAAGGGATGTTCGCCGCCGCCGGGCACGAAGTCCACATCCCTTTCAACCGCATCAAATACGCCGACGCGATGGAGTGGTACGGCTCGGACAAACCCGACCTGCGCTACGATCTGAAAATGGTCGACGTCATCGACATCTTCGCACGCTGCGACAACGAAATTTTCACCTCCATCGCCGCCAACCCGAAAATGAACCGGATCAAAGCGCTTCGCGTTCCGGGTGCGGATCTGGTCTTCTCCAAACGTGAAATGAAAAGCTTCGAAGATTTCGTCCGTAAATTCGGCGCCAAGGGTCTGGGCTACTTCCAGATGAAAGAAGACGGCCTCAAAGGGCCGCTGGAAAAATTCTTTACTCCCGAAGATCTTCAGCTTCTGGTCGAACGGACCGGTATGGAAGTGGGCGACGTCGTCTTCTTCGGGGCGGGGGATAAAAAAACCGTGTGGGATTACATGGGGCGTTTCCGCATCTTTATCGCCGAACACGAAAAGATGAACCTGATTGACAAAGACCGCTTCGAATTTGTCTGGGTCGTCGATTTCCCGATGTTCGAGATCGAGGACGGACGCGTCAAAGCGCTCCACCACCCTTTCACCATGCCGCGTGATCTCAATCACGAACACATCGAGGATATCGAATCGATCGCCTACGACATCGTCCTCAACGGTACGGAGCTCGGCGGCGGTTCGATCCGTATCCACAAGCAGGCACTCCAGGAAGAGATCTTCAAACTCCTGGGAATCGGCGAAGAGGAAGCGCAGGAGAAATTCGGTTTTCTCCTTGACGCCCTTAAATTCGGTGCGCCTCCGCACGGCGGTTTCGCGATCGGGTTCGACCGTTTTATGATGCTTCTGTCGAAAAAAGATTCGATCCGTGACGTCATCGCGTTTCCGAAAACCCAGAAAGCGTCGTGCATCATGACCGATGCTCCAAGCCCTGTCGAGATCACACAACTGCGCGAACTCCACATCCGTCTCCGTGAAAGCGCCAAATAA
- a CDS encoding P-II family nitrogen regulator, which produces MVQITAVFNKHCLNDVLRELFDNLIEGVTVTDVIGKGSLGIAEKNNAPDLYPKVMILIVVSDDRHKEIAMEAIRSHTQDLGHGAGKMWVTPVLEVERIRTGEKDESALSQPTPRLSAKTDTFFTAVDTPSS; this is translated from the coding sequence ATGGTCCAGATTACCGCCGTATTCAACAAACACTGTCTCAACGACGTTCTGCGCGAACTGTTCGATAACCTGATCGAAGGAGTTACCGTCACCGACGTTATCGGAAAAGGGTCGTTGGGAATCGCCGAAAAAAACAATGCCCCCGATCTCTATCCCAAAGTGATGATCCTGATCGTTGTTTCAGACGACCGGCACAAAGAGATCGCGATGGAGGCCATCCGGTCCCATACGCAGGATTTGGGACACGGCGCAGGCAAGATGTGGGTAACGCCGGTTCTGGAAGTGGAACGGATCCGCACGGGCGAAAAAGACGAATCGGCCCTGTCACAGCCGACTCCGCGCCTGTCGGCGAAAACCGACACCTTCTTCACCGCCGTCGACACCCCCTCCAGCTGA
- a CDS encoding iron-sulfur cluster assembly scaffold protein, translating to MARDTLIGGALWEEYSSEVQRRMNDPVNMGEITQEEADKAGKQLVIADFGAESCGDAVRLYWMIDSSNDVIVKSRFKSFGCGTAIASSDMMAELCMEKTVDEALGITNIDVEKALRDDPDIPAVPGQKMHCSVMAYDVIKKAASIYKGVDMSEFETEFIVCECARVSLDTLKEVIRLNKLDSIEQIVDYTKAGGFCKSCVKPGGHEKKDLYLVDLLAEVMEELEKEAISKKIKEAKADGDFNAMSLVQKIKTIESILEEYIRPTLKADGGDVELVDLKEVENGYELYIKYKGECISCSMNTTTTLAGIEDMLKFKLKAQLRVLVI from the coding sequence ATGGCACGCGACACACTGATCGGCGGAGCGTTATGGGAAGAGTATTCATCGGAAGTGCAACGGCGGATGAACGATCCGGTCAACATGGGTGAAATCACCCAGGAAGAGGCGGACAAGGCTGGAAAACAGCTCGTCATTGCCGATTTCGGTGCGGAGAGCTGCGGCGATGCGGTCCGGCTGTATTGGATGATCGATTCTTCAAACGACGTCATCGTCAAAAGCCGCTTTAAAAGTTTCGGATGCGGTACGGCTATTGCCAGTTCGGATATGATGGCGGAGCTGTGCATGGAAAAAACCGTCGACGAAGCGTTGGGCATCACGAACATCGACGTCGAAAAAGCGCTCCGCGACGATCCTGACATCCCTGCGGTTCCGGGGCAGAAAATGCACTGTTCGGTGATGGCGTACGACGTGATCAAAAAAGCGGCATCGATCTACAAAGGGGTCGACATGAGCGAGTTCGAAACCGAATTCATCGTCTGCGAATGCGCCCGCGTGAGCCTCGATACCCTCAAAGAGGTCATCCGTCTCAACAAACTCGACTCGATCGAACAGATCGTCGATTATACCAAAGCCGGCGGCTTCTGCAAATCGTGCGTCAAACCCGGCGGTCACGAGAAAAAGGATCTCTACCTCGTCGATCTGCTCGCCGAAGTGATGGAGGAACTCGAAAAAGAGGCGATCAGCAAAAAAATCAAGGAAGCCAAAGCGGACGGCGATTTCAACGCGATGAGCCTCGTACAAAAGATCAAAACGATCGAATCGATTCTCGAAGAGTACATCCGACCGACGCTGAAAGCCGACGGAGGCGACGTTGAGCTTGTAGACCTCAAAGAGGTCGAAAACGGCTATGAACTCTACATCAAATATAAAGGGGAATGTATCAGCTGTTCGATGAACACGACCACGACCCTGGCGGGGATCGAGGATATGCTCAAATTCAAACTCAAAGCCCAACTACGAGTTTTGGTGATCTGA
- a CDS encoding aldo/keto reductase: MNCATKEGTFRYMKRFGQYSKEFYRFNGELFFPSLGLGTFKPEPYREDNYIINFASAIQTALRRGINLIDTAINYRYQISEREIAEALHPMLQTGEIRRDEIIIASKAGFIPLDFPFPDNPYGWIQEKIVDTGLAGRDEIIIDQHCMSPAYLRWSCEQSLKNLEIPTIDIFYLHNPETQLGYVDKETFYERIEGAFREFEALRSEGKIVAYGVASWNGFLYEEEHTEYVSLGAIVNIARRVGGAEHGFKYLQAPFNLAKPHAMAYANQQCENGFYYPLMHACAHYGVTMIASSPLLQKNLFKRPFAAKIGELLNTTPLTDVAGALQFARSAGAISAVFGAVDPAHVSDNAMLAYLGAASPDAMRSLIKDSYAL; this comes from the coding sequence ATGAACTGCGCGACCAAAGAGGGCACTTTCCGGTATATGAAGCGTTTCGGTCAATATTCGAAAGAGTTTTACCGTTTCAACGGGGAGCTCTTTTTCCCTTCGCTGGGACTGGGAACCTTCAAACCCGAGCCGTACCGGGAGGACAATTACATCATCAATTTTGCTTCGGCGATCCAGACGGCGTTGCGCAGGGGAATCAATCTGATCGATACGGCAATCAACTACCGCTATCAGATCAGCGAACGCGAAATCGCCGAAGCGCTTCATCCCATGCTCCAAACGGGTGAGATCCGTCGCGACGAGATCATCATCGCTTCCAAAGCCGGGTTTATACCGCTCGATTTCCCGTTTCCCGACAACCCCTACGGATGGATACAAGAAAAGATCGTCGACACGGGATTGGCCGGGCGCGACGAGATCATCATCGACCAGCACTGTATGAGCCCGGCCTACTTGCGCTGGAGCTGCGAGCAGTCTCTGAAGAATCTTGAAATCCCCACCATCGACATCTTTTATCTTCACAATCCCGAAACCCAGCTCGGATACGTCGACAAAGAGACGTTTTACGAGCGGATCGAGGGGGCATTCAGGGAATTCGAAGCATTGCGGTCGGAGGGGAAAATCGTCGCGTACGGCGTCGCGTCGTGGAACGGCTTTTTGTACGAGGAAGAGCATACCGAATACGTGTCGCTGGGTGCCATTGTCAACATTGCCCGCCGCGTCGGCGGGGCGGAACACGGCTTTAAATACCTCCAGGCACCTTTCAACCTCGCCAAACCCCACGCAATGGCCTACGCGAATCAGCAATGCGAAAACGGGTTCTATTATCCCCTGATGCATGCCTGCGCACACTACGGCGTCACCATGATCGCATCGTCGCCGCTGCTACAAAAAAACCTGTTCAAACGCCCTTTTGCTGCGAAAATCGGGGAACTGCTGAACACGACTCCGCTAACGGACGTTGCCGGCGCATTGCAGTTCGCCCGCAGCGCCGGAGCGATCAGTGCGGTATTCGGCGCGGTCGATCCCGCACACGTCAGCGACAATGCGATGCTTGCATATCTGGGGGCCGCATCGCCCGATGCGATGCGGAGTCTGATAAAGGATTCGTATGCTCTATGA